A single genomic interval of Prosthecodimorpha staleyi harbors:
- a CDS encoding quinoprotein relay system zinc metallohydrolase 2, with protein MRHFALHTMAARLVALACGLGILCAAAWAEEAPLPVREVAPGLFVYQAPYQLAAPINGGAIGNVGFVVGGDAVAVIDTGGSAAAGRRLLAAVRAQTDKPIRWVINTHFHPDHVLGNVAFRADGTRFVGHANLKLALLSRATVYLEANRRLVGEADFAGTEIVPPDEAVSGRREIDLGGRILVLEAHPTAHTNADLSVYDTATRSWWLADLLFVRHVPALDGSLAGWLKVMADAAKRPVDRVVPGHGPASLSWPDAMAPQWRYLNRLRDDVRAMVADGRTIAEAAAKAGISERDAWALFDDFNARNATAAFKEMEWE; from the coding sequence ATGCGTCATTTTGCCCTTCACACCATGGCGGCGCGGCTGGTCGCGCTGGCCTGCGGTCTCGGAATCTTGTGCGCTGCGGCATGGGCCGAGGAGGCCCCGCTGCCGGTCCGGGAGGTCGCGCCGGGGCTGTTCGTCTACCAGGCCCCCTACCAATTGGCGGCGCCGATCAACGGCGGCGCCATCGGCAATGTCGGTTTCGTGGTCGGCGGCGATGCGGTCGCGGTGATCGACACCGGCGGCAGCGCGGCGGCCGGCCGGCGCCTGCTCGCGGCCGTGCGGGCCCAAACCGACAAGCCGATCCGCTGGGTCATCAACACCCATTTCCATCCCGACCACGTGCTCGGCAACGTCGCCTTCCGTGCCGATGGGACCCGGTTCGTCGGCCATGCCAACCTGAAGCTCGCGCTGCTCAGCCGCGCGACCGTCTATCTGGAGGCCAACCGCCGTCTGGTCGGGGAGGCCGATTTCGCCGGGACCGAGATCGTTCCGCCCGACGAGGCGGTGTCGGGCCGGCGCGAGATCGATCTGGGCGGGCGTATCCTGGTGCTGGAAGCCCATCCGACGGCCCATACCAATGCCGATCTGAGCGTGTATGACACCGCGACCCGCAGCTGGTGGCTCGCAGACCTCCTGTTCGTGCGTCACGTGCCTGCGCTGGACGGCAGCCTGGCGGGCTGGCTGAAGGTGATGGCGGACGCCGCGAAGCGGCCGGTCGACCGGGTGGTGCCCGGCCATGGGCCGGCGTCGCTGTCGTGGCCGGACGCGATGGCGCCGCAATGGCGCTACCTGAACCGGCTGCGCGACGATGTCCGCGCCATGGTCGCCGACGGCCGCACCATCGCCGAGGCGGCCGCCAAGGCCGGCATTTCCGAGCGCGACGCCTGGGCCTTGTTCGACGATTTCAATGCCCGGAACGCGACCGCCGCCTTCAAGGAGATGGAATGGGAGTAG
- a CDS encoding ABC transporter ATP-binding protein: MLHAGASGTLEVRIDEKRFRSAEGGAVTAVAGLDFSVPAGDFACLIGPSGCGKSTTLRILLGLDGDFTGHVKLPAAGARTGVMFQEPRLLPWRTVEDNVRLMLPPARRGTDLGPLFAELDLTEARTRFPQELSLGMERRVALARALAVEPDLLVLDEPLVSLDDMTAARLRRLIATAAAVRGVTVLMVTHNVREALEMADRLILLAPRPTRVIGEERLERPRGDRPAVWIDSIRADLARRYPGTISED; this comes from the coding sequence ATGCTTCACGCTGGCGCATCCGGCACGCTTGAGGTCCGCATCGACGAGAAGCGCTTCCGCTCGGCCGAGGGCGGGGCGGTCACGGCCGTTGCGGGTCTCGACTTCTCGGTGCCGGCGGGCGATTTCGCCTGCCTGATCGGCCCGTCCGGCTGCGGCAAGTCGACCACCCTGCGCATCCTGCTCGGCCTCGACGGCGACTTCACCGGCCATGTGAAGCTGCCAGCCGCGGGCGCGCGCACCGGCGTCATGTTCCAGGAGCCGCGCCTGCTGCCCTGGCGCACGGTCGAGGACAATGTCCGCCTGATGCTGCCGCCGGCGCGTCGCGGCACCGATCTCGGCCCGCTTTTCGCCGAACTCGATCTCACGGAAGCGCGGACCCGCTTTCCGCAGGAACTGTCGCTCGGCATGGAGCGGCGCGTGGCGCTCGCCCGCGCGCTCGCCGTCGAGCCCGATCTCCTGGTGCTCGACGAGCCGCTGGTCTCGCTCGACGACATGACGGCGGCCCGGCTGCGGCGGCTGATCGCGACGGCGGCGGCGGTGCGCGGCGTCACGGTCCTGATGGTCACCCACAATGTCCGCGAGGCGCTGGAGATGGCCGACCGGCTGATTCTGCTCGCGCCGCGGCCGACCCGGGTGATCGGCGAGGAACGGCTCGAGCGGCCGCGCGGCGATCGGCCCGCCGTCTGGATCGATTCCATCCGTGCCGACCTGGCGCGGCGCTATCCGGGGACGATTTCCGAGGATTGA
- a CDS encoding ABC transporter permease has product MAPDGAGRGRGALGRSGLRVLSLVVFLLVGEAIALVAGRATMPSPLEVGRFIVAETAAGELLRHLAYTLARVAAAFVIAMAIGTAIGIAMGRSQLIDLFGDSWLIVLLNTPALVITVLAYVWFGLNEAAAIGAVALNKIPNVAVTMREGTRALDPKLDEVAEVYRMSALDRLRHVVLPQLGSYLAASARSGLALIWKVVLLVELLGRSNGVGYAIHLHFQNFDVTAILGYSVAFAAVMLVIEYALVQPVERHASRWRIRHA; this is encoded by the coding sequence GTGGCTCCTGACGGCGCCGGACGGGGCCGCGGCGCGCTCGGCCGATCCGGCCTGAGGGTCCTGTCGCTGGTCGTCTTCCTGCTGGTCGGGGAGGCGATCGCGCTCGTCGCCGGCCGGGCGACCATGCCGTCGCCGCTCGAGGTCGGCCGCTTCATCGTCGCCGAGACCGCGGCCGGCGAATTGCTGCGCCATCTCGCCTACACGCTCGCCCGGGTGGCGGCGGCCTTCGTGATTGCAATGGCCATCGGCACCGCGATCGGCATCGCCATGGGCCGGTCGCAGCTGATCGACCTGTTCGGCGACAGCTGGCTGATCGTGCTCCTCAACACCCCGGCCCTGGTCATCACGGTGCTGGCCTATGTCTGGTTCGGCCTCAACGAGGCGGCGGCGATCGGGGCCGTGGCGCTCAACAAGATCCCCAACGTCGCCGTGACCATGCGCGAGGGCACCCGCGCGCTCGATCCCAAGCTCGACGAGGTCGCGGAGGTCTACCGGATGTCCGCGCTGGACCGGCTGCGCCATGTCGTGCTGCCGCAGCTCGGCTCCTATCTGGCGGCCTCGGCGCGCTCCGGGCTGGCGCTGATCTGGAAGGTGGTGCTGCTGGTCGAACTGCTCGGCCGCTCGAACGGCGTCGGCTACGCCATCCACCTGCATTTCCAGAATTTCGACGTGACCGCGATCCTGGGCTATTCGGTCGCCTTCGCGGCCGTCATGCTGGTGATCGAATATGCCCTCGTGCAACCGGTGGAACGGCATGCTTCACGCTGGCGCATCCGGCACGCTTGA
- a CDS encoding PfkB family carbohydrate kinase yields MAGVLCVGIAAYDMVFGIEAIPDRAGKVRATRFAEGGGGCAGNAAAAIARLGGRAVYAGRFGADVIAERILADLVREGVEPRHVAKVAGGKSSISAIMVDAGGERLIVNFRDPDLPECLDILPTALAPDIDAVLADTRWIGAAAPALRLAADAGRPGILDAEPPLGALDAALQAASHVVFSAIGLADLTGTADPVAGLSIARSRLPGWLAVTDGAAGTFVAGPDGPLRVPSLPVDAVDTLGAGDVWHGAFALRLAEGAGEIEAVRFANVAAALKCRVFGGKAGAPDRAAVEAALGDLPDP; encoded by the coding sequence ATGGCGGGGGTGCTCTGCGTCGGCATCGCGGCCTACGACATGGTGTTCGGCATCGAGGCGATCCCGGACCGGGCCGGCAAGGTCCGGGCGACGCGTTTCGCGGAGGGCGGCGGCGGCTGCGCCGGCAATGCGGCGGCGGCGATCGCCCGGCTCGGCGGCCGCGCCGTCTATGCCGGCCGCTTCGGCGCCGACGTCATCGCCGAACGCATCCTCGCCGATCTCGTCCGCGAGGGCGTCGAGCCGCGCCATGTGGCCAAGGTCGCCGGGGGCAAGTCCTCGATTTCGGCCATCATGGTCGATGCCGGCGGCGAGCGGCTGATCGTCAATTTCCGCGATCCGGACCTGCCGGAATGCCTGGATATCCTGCCGACCGCGCTGGCGCCGGATATCGACGCCGTGCTGGCCGATACGCGCTGGATCGGTGCCGCCGCCCCCGCCCTGCGGCTCGCGGCGGACGCCGGCCGGCCCGGCATTCTCGATGCCGAGCCGCCGCTCGGCGCGCTGGACGCGGCGCTTCAGGCAGCCTCCCATGTCGTTTTCTCGGCGATCGGCCTTGCCGACCTGACCGGCACCGCCGATCCCGTCGCCGGGCTGTCGATCGCGCGCAGCCGCCTCCCCGGCTGGCTCGCGGTGACCGACGGCGCGGCCGGGACCTTCGTGGCCGGTCCGGACGGGCCGCTGCGCGTGCCGAGCCTGCCGGTCGACGCCGTCGACACGCTCGGGGCCGGCGATGTCTGGCACGGCGCCTTCGCGCTGCGGCTGGCCGAAGGGGCCGGCGAGATCGAGGCCGTGCGCTTCGCCAACGTCGCGGCGGCGCTGAAATGCCGGGTCTTCGGCGGCAAGGCCGGCGCCCCGGACCGGGCCGCGGTCGAGGCCGCGCTCGGCGACCTCCCGGATCCCTGA
- a CDS encoding aldose epimerase family protein, producing MAPVNMFGFLPDGVGVANLWISGGGLSIGIIGYGASIRELTFDPGDGPRQTVLGLQTIDDYLAHASHMGAIAGRYANRIAGGRFTLDGREIELNRKPGETHHLHGGVRGFGKRAWKVVERGTKACALELVSPDGDEGYPGQVTARCRYAIAGDGILRIELTAVTDAPTVVNLAPHSYFNLDGGPDVLDHVLEIAAEAYTPVDADLIPTGEILPVAGTDFDFRRSRPIRLERDGARVAYDHNFVVARDRAAEPRFMARATGPKTGTTLEVWSTEPGLQFYDAAKMNIPVPGTGGRMFGPAAGFCLEPQLFPDTPNRPDFGSAELRPGETYRQVTEYRFSAR from the coding sequence ATGGCACCGGTCAACATGTTCGGCTTCCTGCCCGACGGCGTAGGCGTCGCCAATCTCTGGATCTCGGGCGGCGGCCTGTCGATCGGCATCATCGGCTACGGCGCCTCGATCCGGGAGCTGACCTTCGATCCCGGCGACGGCCCACGCCAGACCGTGCTCGGGCTGCAGACGATCGACGACTATCTCGCCCATGCCTCGCATATGGGTGCGATCGCGGGGCGCTACGCCAACCGCATCGCCGGGGGCCGCTTCACCCTGGACGGGCGCGAGATCGAGCTCAACCGCAAGCCGGGCGAGACGCATCACCTGCATGGCGGCGTGCGCGGCTTCGGCAAGCGCGCCTGGAAGGTGGTCGAGCGCGGCACCAAGGCCTGCGCGCTCGAACTCGTCTCGCCGGACGGCGACGAGGGCTATCCGGGCCAGGTCACGGCGCGCTGCCGCTATGCGATCGCCGGCGACGGCATCCTGCGCATCGAGTTAACTGCCGTCACCGATGCGCCGACCGTCGTCAACTTGGCGCCGCACAGCTATTTCAACCTCGACGGCGGGCCGGACGTGCTCGACCATGTCCTGGAGATCGCCGCCGAGGCCTATACGCCGGTCGATGCCGACCTGATCCCGACCGGTGAAATCCTTCCCGTCGCCGGTACGGACTTCGACTTCCGCCGCTCGCGCCCGATCCGGCTGGAGCGCGACGGCGCGCGCGTCGCCTACGACCACAATTTCGTGGTCGCCCGCGACCGCGCCGCCGAGCCGCGCTTCATGGCCCGCGCCACCGGCCCGAAAACCGGCACGACGCTGGAGGTCTGGTCGACCGAGCCCGGCCTGCAATTCTACGACGCCGCCAAGATGAACATCCCCGTCCCGGGCACGGGCGGCCGGATGTTCGGCCCGGCGGCCGGCTTCTGCCTGGAGCCGCAACTGTTCCCCGACACGCCGAACCGGCCGGATTTCGGTTCCGCCGAACTCCGGCCCGGCGAGACCTACCGGCAGGTGACCGAATACCGCTTCTCGGCGCGGTGA
- a CDS encoding NAD-dependent succinate-semialdehyde dehydrogenase, with translation MLKKTNPFLREANLIGGAWVGADSGAVIEVNNPATGEIIGTVPNAGRAETKRAIEAAHAAMPAWAARTAAERAAILHRLAGLIRENLDGLAELLTLEQGKSLAEAKGEVLGSAAYVQWFAEEARRVYGDVIPSPWGGRKILVMKEPVGVAACITPWNFPSSMISRKVGAALAAGCTVVVKPADLTPYSGLAWGVLAAEAGVPDGVVNIVTGTAAPIGDEFIDNPLVRKLTFTGSTAVGKMLASRAVANMKRVSMELGGNAPFIVFDDADIDRAAEQAVLSKFRNSGQTCVCTNRFYVQAGVYDEFAAKFAKAVEALKVGNGLEAGVAQGPLINAAAIAKVEAHVADALAKGASVVTGGGRHDLGGTFFTPTVLRDATPDMRIATEETFGPVAPMFRFETEAEAISLANATDFGLAGYFFTRDLARAFRVAAALKFGQVGINEGLLTTEVAPFGGVKDSGLGREGSKYGLDDYLDIKYVCVGGL, from the coding sequence ATGCTGAAGAAGACCAATCCGTTCCTGCGGGAAGCCAATCTGATCGGCGGCGCCTGGGTGGGAGCGGATTCCGGCGCGGTGATCGAGGTCAACAATCCGGCGACCGGCGAGATCATCGGCACGGTGCCCAATGCCGGCCGGGCCGAAACCAAGCGCGCCATCGAGGCCGCCCATGCGGCCATGCCGGCCTGGGCCGCCAGGACCGCGGCCGAGCGCGCCGCCATCCTCCACCGCCTCGCCGGCCTGATCCGCGAGAACCTGGACGGTCTCGCCGAACTCCTGACGCTCGAACAGGGCAAGTCGCTGGCCGAGGCCAAGGGCGAGGTGCTCGGCTCGGCCGCCTATGTGCAGTGGTTCGCCGAGGAGGCGCGCCGGGTCTATGGCGATGTCATCCCGTCGCCCTGGGGCGGCCGCAAGATCCTGGTCATGAAGGAGCCGGTCGGCGTCGCCGCCTGCATCACGCCCTGGAACTTCCCGTCCTCGATGATCTCGCGCAAGGTCGGCGCCGCGCTCGCCGCCGGCTGCACGGTGGTTGTCAAGCCGGCCGACCTGACGCCCTATTCGGGTCTCGCCTGGGGCGTGCTGGCGGCCGAGGCCGGCGTGCCGGACGGCGTCGTCAACATCGTCACCGGCACGGCCGCGCCGATCGGCGATGAATTCATCGACAACCCGCTCGTCCGCAAGCTGACCTTCACGGGCTCGACCGCGGTCGGCAAGATGCTGGCTTCGCGCGCCGTCGCCAATATGAAGCGCGTCTCGATGGAGCTCGGCGGCAACGCGCCCTTCATCGTGTTCGACGATGCCGACATCGACCGCGCGGCCGAGCAGGCGGTGCTGTCGAAGTTCCGCAATTCCGGCCAGACCTGCGTCTGCACCAACCGCTTCTACGTCCAGGCCGGCGTCTACGACGAATTCGCCGCCAAGTTCGCCAAGGCGGTCGAGGCGCTCAAGGTCGGCAACGGGCTGGAGGCGGGCGTCGCCCAGGGGCCGCTGATCAATGCGGCCGCGATCGCCAAGGTCGAGGCCCATGTCGCCGACGCGCTCGCCAAGGGCGCCAGCGTGGTGACCGGCGGCGGCCGCCACGATCTCGGCGGCACCTTCTTCACCCCGACGGTGCTGCGCGACGCCACCCCGGACATGCGCATCGCCACCGAGGAGACTTTCGGCCCGGTCGCGCCGATGTTCCGCTTCGAGACCGAGGCCGAGGCGATCAGCCTCGCCAATGCGACCGATTTCGGCCTCGCCGGCTACTTCTTCACCCGCGACCTGGCGCGCGCCTTCCGCGTCGCCGCCGCGCTGAAGTTCGGCCAGGTCGGCATCAACGAGGGCCTGCTCACCACCGAGGTCGCCCCGTTCGGCGGCGTCAAGGATTCCGGCCTCGGCCGCGAGGGTTCCAAGTACGGCCTCGACGACTATCTGGACATCAAATACGTCTGCGTCGGCGGCCTCTGA
- the xoxF5 gene encoding lanthanide-dependent methanol dehydrogenase XoxF5: MIINKFVAALAGTVALSAPAFANDEIIKLTQDPNQWVLQTGDYANTRYSKLNQINKDNVSKLQVAWTFSTGVLRGHEGSPLVVGDVMYVHTPFPNIVYALDLNNEGRIIWKYEPKQDPSVIPVMCCDTVNRGLAYGDGKVFLHQADTTVVALDMKTGKEVWKVVNGDPKRGETNTATVLPVKDKVIVGISGGEFGVQCHVTAYDIKTGKRVWRGYSMGPDDQTLMDPVKTTHLGKPVGKDSGINTWQGDQWKTGGGCTWGWYSYDPKLNLMYYGSGNPSTWNPKQRPGDNRWSMTIWGRDVDTGMAKWVYQMTPHDEWDFDGINEMILTDQEIGGKVTPLLTHFDRNGLGYTLNRENGDLIVAEKFDPVVNWTTGVDMNKSSPTYGRPAVVAKYSTEQNGEDVNSKGICPAALGTKDQQPAAYSPKTQLFYVPTNHVCMDYEPFKVTYTPGQPYVGATLAMYPAPNSHGGMGNFIAWDGKTGKIVWSNKEQFSVWSGALATAGDVVFYGTLEGYLKAVDSVSGKELYKFKTPSGIIGNVMTYTNKGKQYVAILSGVGGWAGIGLAAGLTDPNAGLGAVGGYAGLSNYTALGGQLTVFALPN, from the coding sequence ATGATCATCAATAAGTTCGTGGCGGCGCTTGCCGGTACGGTCGCCCTTTCGGCGCCGGCCTTCGCCAACGACGAAATCATCAAGCTGACGCAGGACCCCAACCAGTGGGTCCTTCAGACGGGTGACTATGCCAACACCCGCTACTCGAAACTGAACCAGATCAACAAGGACAACGTCTCGAAGCTCCAGGTCGCCTGGACCTTCTCGACGGGCGTCCTGCGCGGTCACGAAGGTTCGCCGCTCGTGGTCGGGGACGTGATGTACGTCCACACCCCGTTCCCGAACATCGTCTATGCGCTCGACCTGAACAACGAGGGTCGCATCATCTGGAAGTATGAGCCGAAGCAGGATCCTTCGGTCATCCCGGTGATGTGCTGCGACACCGTCAACCGCGGCCTCGCCTATGGCGACGGCAAGGTGTTCCTGCATCAGGCCGACACCACCGTCGTCGCCCTGGACATGAAGACCGGCAAGGAAGTCTGGAAGGTCGTCAACGGCGATCCCAAGCGCGGCGAGACCAACACCGCCACCGTTCTTCCGGTGAAGGACAAGGTGATCGTCGGCATCTCGGGCGGCGAGTTCGGCGTGCAGTGCCACGTCACCGCCTACGACATCAAGACCGGCAAGCGCGTCTGGCGCGGCTACTCGATGGGCCCGGATGATCAGACCCTGATGGATCCGGTCAAGACCACCCATCTGGGCAAGCCGGTCGGCAAGGACTCCGGCATCAACACCTGGCAGGGCGACCAGTGGAAGACCGGCGGCGGCTGCACCTGGGGCTGGTATTCCTACGACCCCAAGCTGAACCTGATGTATTACGGTTCGGGCAACCCCTCGACCTGGAATCCGAAGCAGCGCCCGGGTGACAACCGCTGGTCGATGACCATCTGGGGTCGCGATGTCGACACCGGCATGGCCAAGTGGGTCTACCAGATGACCCCCCATGACGAGTGGGACTTCGACGGCATCAACGAGATGATCCTCACGGATCAGGAAATCGGCGGCAAGGTCACGCCGCTGCTGACGCACTTCGACCGCAACGGTCTCGGCTATACGCTGAACCGCGAGAACGGCGATCTGATCGTCGCCGAGAAGTTCGATCCGGTCGTCAACTGGACCACCGGCGTCGACATGAACAAGTCGAGCCCGACCTATGGCCGTCCGGCGGTCGTGGCCAAGTACTCGACCGAGCAGAACGGCGAAGACGTGAACTCGAAGGGCATCTGCCCGGCGGCTCTCGGCACCAAGGACCAGCAGCCTGCGGCCTACTCGCCGAAGACCCAGCTGTTCTACGTTCCGACCAACCACGTCTGCATGGACTACGAGCCGTTCAAGGTGACCTACACCCCCGGCCAGCCCTATGTCGGCGCGACCCTTGCGATGTATCCGGCCCCGAACAGCCACGGCGGCATGGGCAACTTCATCGCCTGGGACGGCAAGACGGGTAAGATCGTCTGGTCCAACAAGGAGCAGTTCTCCGTGTGGTCCGGCGCCCTCGCCACTGCCGGCGACGTGGTCTTCTACGGCACGCTCGAAGGCTATCTGAAGGCCGTCGACTCCGTGTCGGGCAAGGAACTGTACAAGTTCAAGACCCCGTCGGGCATCATCGGTAACGTGATGACCTACACCAACAAGGGCAAGCAGTACGTCGCCATCCTGTCGGGCGTCGGTGGTTGGGCCGGTATCGGTCTGGCGGCCGGTCTGACCGACCCGAATGCCGGTCTCGGCGCGGTCGGCGGCTATGCCGGTCTCAGCAACTACACCGCTCTCGGTGGCCAGCTGACCGTCTTCGCTCTGCCCAACTAA
- a CDS encoding ABC transporter substrate-binding protein has protein sequence MVGFARRSVLALALAASVAVITTGWGAGTAAAAERLKVGVLKFGTVSWETSVIKTHGLDVAAGVEIEIVELASNDAARIAFQAGEVDTIVSDVLWAARLTAENRPVVYIPFSATEGSIMVAAGSPIRTLADLKGKKIGVAGGALDKGWLLIQGYARQSAGIDLTRDAEPVFGAPPLLQQKLETGELDAALLFWNFAARLEAKGFRELMPFDEAARKFGIEGNVSMLGYVFRAGFAAEHPAALKGLAEASRKAKALLAGSDAEWQRIRPQMRADDEATFQALRRRFLDGIPKRPVEAEQADARRLYAVLAEIGGERLVGPARTLPDGIYWSGLKGGS, from the coding sequence ATGGTCGGATTTGCGCGGAGGTCGGTGCTGGCGCTGGCTCTCGCTGCGTCGGTGGCCGTGATCACGACCGGCTGGGGCGCCGGCACGGCCGCGGCGGCCGAGCGGCTGAAGGTCGGCGTGCTGAAATTCGGCACCGTCAGCTGGGAGACCTCGGTCATCAAGACGCACGGGCTGGACGTGGCCGCCGGCGTCGAGATCGAGATCGTCGAACTCGCCTCCAATGATGCCGCCCGCATCGCCTTCCAGGCCGGCGAGGTCGACACGATCGTGTCGGACGTGCTCTGGGCGGCCCGGCTGACCGCCGAAAACCGGCCGGTCGTCTATATCCCGTTCTCGGCCACCGAAGGCTCGATCATGGTCGCGGCCGGCTCGCCGATCCGCACGCTCGCCGACCTCAAGGGCAAGAAGATCGGCGTCGCCGGGGGGGCGCTCGACAAGGGCTGGCTCCTGATCCAGGGCTATGCCCGGCAATCGGCCGGCATCGACCTGACGCGCGACGCCGAGCCGGTCTTCGGCGCGCCGCCGCTCCTGCAGCAGAAGCTGGAGACCGGAGAACTCGACGCCGCGCTGCTGTTCTGGAACTTCGCGGCGCGCCTGGAGGCCAAGGGCTTCCGCGAGCTGATGCCCTTCGACGAGGCGGCGCGCAAGTTCGGCATCGAGGGAAACGTTTCGATGCTCGGCTACGTGTTCCGTGCCGGTTTTGCGGCCGAGCATCCGGCGGCGCTGAAGGGGCTGGCAGAGGCCTCGCGCAAGGCCAAGGCGCTGCTCGCCGGCTCGGACGCCGAGTGGCAGCGCATCCGGCCGCAGATGCGCGCCGACGACGAGGCCACGTTCCAGGCGCTCCGGCGCCGCTTCCTGGACGGCATCCCGAAGCGGCCGGTCGAGGCCGAGCAGGCCGACGCGCGCCGGCTCTACGCGGTCCTGGCCGAAATCGGCGGCGAGCGGCTGGTCGGTCCGGCGCGCACGCTGCCGGACGGCATCTACTGGTCGGGGCTGAAAGGTGGCTCCTGA